The genomic DNA ACGGCCTCGATGGACGAGATGGTCTTCCTGGAGCCGGTCCGCGTCGGTGACCTTGTTCACGTCCGCGCGCAGGTGAACTGGACCGGGCGCTCCTCGATGGAGGTCGGCGTCCGGGTCATGGCCGAGCGGTGGAACGAATCGACCCCCGCCCAGCAGGTCGGCAGCGCGTACCTGGTGTTCGCCGCGGTCGACGGGGACGGCAAGCCGCGCCCCGTACCGCCCGTGATCCCGGAGACGGAGCGCGACAAGCGGCGCTACCAGGAGGCGCAGATCCGGCGTACGCACCGCCTCGCCCGCCGCCGCGCGATCAAGGAACTGCGCGAGAAGCGCATCGCGGACGGCATCGACATCGACTGACGGCAGGTCCCGGGTCCGGCGGGGGCGGGCACCCGGTGGCCACCGGCCTCCAGGACGTCGCCCCGCACGCGGCACCGCCCCTACGGGCACACCACCTGGTCGCCCGTGACCGTGCCGAACTCACCCCGGTGCTTCGCCTCGGCCTGCACCCGCTCCACCTTGCCGAAATCGTCGCCCGCGGTCACCTTCATCGTCTTGCCCTGCCCCGCGACCGCCCGCAGCTCCGCCCCCGGCAGCGCTGCCGCCAGCGACTTCGCCGACCGGTCCCACCGCGGGTCGTACTCGACCAGCGTGTGCTTGAGGCTGCGCGGATCCGCGTTGAGCGGGGCCCGTGTCGTGACGAA from Streptomyces sp. NBC_01707 includes the following:
- a CDS encoding acyl-CoA thioesterase, giving the protein MTDQAPRPEGDIPGKPTAASRTTLSHIMTGSDTNLLGTVHGGVIMKLVDDAAGAVAGRHSGGPAVTASMDEMVFLEPVRVGDLVHVRAQVNWTGRSSMEVGVRVMAERWNESTPAQQVGSAYLVFAAVDGDGKPRPVPPVIPETERDKRRYQEAQIRRTHRLARRRAIKELREKRIADGIDID